The following proteins are co-located in the Macadamia integrifolia cultivar HAES 741 chromosome 3, SCU_Mint_v3, whole genome shotgun sequence genome:
- the LOC122073077 gene encoding auxin-responsive protein SAUR72-like translates to MDSKKSNKISEIVRLQQILKKWKKLANAPKNSNSSSSSSSKSSSSSSNTNSISNNGSKSIKFLKRTLSFSDVSASVSADTVPKGFLAVCVGKELKRYIIPTEYLGHRAFGILLREAEEEFGFQNEGVLRIPCEISVFEKILKMVEQKKDESFIMNEFGFSGEVEMSGFCSSEAELTPSRHPPKPMCR, encoded by the coding sequence ATGGATTCCAAGAAGTCTAACAAGATCAGTGAGATAGTTAGGCTTCAACAGATCCTCAAGAAGTGGAAGAAGCTTGCAAATGCACCAAAgaacagcaacagcagcagcagcagcagcagcaagagcagtagcagtagcagcaacACCAACAGCATTAGTAATAATGGCAGTAAAAGCATCAAATTTCTTAAGAGGacactctctttctctgatgTATCTGCTTCAGTTTCTGCTGACACTGTACCTAAAGGATTCCTGGCTGTCTGTGTTGGAAAGGAACTGAAGAGATACATAATCCCAACAGAGTATCTGGGTCACAGAGCATTTGGGATCTTACTgagagaagcagaggaagaattTGGATTTCAAAATGAAGGAGTTCTTAGGATTCCTTGTGAAATATCTGTGTTCGAAAAGATTTTGAAGATGGTAGAGCAGAAGAAGGATGAGTCGTTCATCATGAATGAATTTGGGTTTAGTGGAGAGGTGGAGATGTCTGGCTTTTGCTCATCAGAAGCAGAGCTTACTCCATCTCGCCATCCTCCAAAGCCAATGTGCAGATAA